A stretch of the Hydra vulgaris chromosome 09, alternate assembly HydraT2T_AEP genome encodes the following:
- the LOC136084705 gene encoding uncharacterized protein LOC136084705 isoform X1 has translation MYSSNWISNDISKVKKHGKRYNKTNVILSSLLAKRRLNRRSKCPSLLSDVLIASTISRLKKESFNQFVKTKCSPNNNTGKNNSEAEMDTFLGMDIFFEKLKQVKVLPSPNCEKINNTASNEDVELQDLVDSFIETALSSVM, from the exons atgtatTCTTCAAACTGGATATCAAATGATATTTCAAAAGTGAAAAAGCATGGTAAgcgttataataaaacaaatgttattttgtCATCTTTATTAGCTAAACGAAGGTTAAATCGACGATCCAAATGTCCTAGTTTACTTTCCGATGTTTTGATTGCTAGTACTATTAGTCGTTTAAAGAAAGAGAGTTTTAACCAATTTGTAAAGACAAAATGTAGTCCTAATAATAATACTGGTAAAAATAATAGTGAAGCAGAAATGGATACTTTTTTAGGAAtggatatattttttgaaaaacttaaacaagTTAAAGTTTTGCCGAGTCCCaattgtgaaaaaattaataatacagcAAGTAATGAAGATGTTGAGCTACAAGATCTTGTTGATAGTTTTATAGAGACTG CTTTGTCATCTGTAATGTAA